From Saccharomycodes ludwigii strain NBRC 1722 chromosome IV, whole genome shotgun sequence, one genomic window encodes:
- the MLO127 gene encoding Mlo127p (similar to Saccharomyces cerevisiae YJR039W | putative protein of unknown function) translates to MTSLSVSSLLNHSKIKGCFTIPSLLSSSHPITKDVTQNQNDKIVDRIQHSRLVLLTDNSIHLYSIKWDNTHNRESTTTFEIIKEIWNFCLTNIICGDNNAKATSDLITNFILIDKQFLVIINSYNDLLIFDLLSPNSTIEPVIAPNQLEEHDYYYDLISITEISPYSVALVYGKSEKSVLYDISCSPNIFIQKIYKSDFKKIVLDVLQEAPKGNMKKKTPGIKLLNRFLMGKLPSKKSTNPIFKTIFVSNKYLDCKFIKLYKFPLQIYKGLVLITTSKFSGSYIKDQYHQSDSTARNNDSKDYSFHILSLDDTVPSDNYRIFCSNDDNITEKNFFSYNNDVIADQSVDKLGYCGLFTKETIFFFINYNPDSDISRPPLQFFYEVPLTATISDGVDNCIFAPTSKEVVFVKIITAELFENKHQRERGLGLNEEDESSNLSAADPEESLIRACEMLVLFNDGNVYKFKFKIGTSNTTRGNGNKVDLLSYAVFKRHEFDGVVDNWQLVTCFIEKCSYPSTNKLSFDIMGEYASLPSHTLLLNESKGLYFMDNSSLCICSKPLMKFNDYENCNVDFAATRFQNTMYLDALLDTQTVFSNLVTCGVISYNALENIKKGVIKSYSDVLPISSVNVMEKEGNRFTQSRINNSNINTVDDFWINEEGDICFYDRTNKKLFTNNLENFIRIPENALVTKFRFPPFIEIKDPSVDVLLCDSKKLCHSDAAFVVAYLTKNGELCQFFTTDFKDRNKGDFSRLKFCSKSELVSAKLIQNTMFMEILILNELVSTLRSIYIFVVFNKKVYVIKNMKELKTFSLPEHTESNVSAITVAAATGVSNHILLIGMTDGQMLKMDFCSGEIIDAESGKYYALNSPIRFSKRIVNNTQDNSDIIIISRNIVYHYKYKKVIPLPNLDFISIVKVTAGNDNRQDKWIGIYRDIIDKANSINIIEFELEQSLQDMKSNTWSRNYELNNIPIKMLKLNSISSRYVILITNSITSLNHSGRSDLRLFDIILNQVVFTFNDFPPGSIITGISEILVERESHTIKVTSINQVLRKCFIVSLNYESLEQQYQSQKRPDGLPNLWLFSLDEVTGTLHLQLKYNTGYNISNISCYFTNGITEVGMGSHNSTNRGNCLITIGDYLCIWKINYLASEHKFEIVKISKMLPLNITGTSYFKKIITDLPSSSLIPPKAIKGTKKGKKLRLDNIINFQYFGMIDPFKEHIQLLQINENVGNNTDQCLLDFTYCTSTEQEELFNKINPLINSVNTFSGVGNTIVLGDAWGMAIVKNRNELHVFKKIDERAERIYEEAHTVSEEQKVLSGMEHTKIEHFDNYVQLNFSSRIIAVTPAKVDILQHFLAYYDPGKLTSDDRDLLQGFFLVHTLNGNLYLIYQE, encoded by the coding sequence aTGACCTCGCTATCCGTTTCATCTCTACTTAATCATTCCAAGATTAAGGGTTGCTTTACAATCCCTTCcctattatcatcatcacaTCCAATTACTAAGGATGTAACtcaaaatcaaaatgataaaatagtAGATCGAATTCAGCACAGTCGTCTCGTGCTTCTAACAGATAACTCAATCCATTtatattcaataaaatGGGATAATACTCATAATAGGGAAAGCACAACTACttttgaaataataaaagaaatttggaatttttgtttaacaAACATTATATGTGGCGACAATAACGCGAAAGCTACCTCTGATTTAATTAcaaactttattttaatcGATAAGCAATTCCTGGTGATTATAAACTCATATAACGACTTGCTAATATTTGATCTATTATCGCCAAATAGTACAATAGAACCTGTAATAGCACCCAACCAACTAGAGGAACATGACTATTACTATGATTTAATAAGTATAACTGAAATTAGCCCCTATAGTGTTGCCCTTGTATATGGCAAATCTGAGAAATCTGTATTGTATGATATATCTTGTTCACCAAACAtctttattcaaaaaatttataaatctgactttaaaaaaatagttttaGATGTATTACAAGAAGCTCCTAAGGGCAatatgaagaaaaagacaCCCGGTATAAAGTTACTGAACCGTTTCTTAATGGGAAAACTGCCAAGTAAAAAGAGTACAAATccaatatttaaaacaatttttgtttcaaataaatatttagattgtaaatttattaaactttATAAATTTCCTTTGCAAATATATAAAGGGCTGGTACTCATAACAACATCAAAATTTTCAGGTTCGTATATTAAGGATCAATATCATCAATCAGATAGCACTGCAAGAAACAACGATAGCAAGGACTATTCTTTCCATATTCTATCGTTAGATGATACAGTCCCGTCAGATAATTATAGAATATTCTGCtctaatgatgataatattacagaaaaaaactttttctcATACAACAATGATGTCATTGCTGATCAATCTGTTGATAAACTTGGATATTGTGGGTTGTTTACTAAggaaacaattttttttttcataaattATAATCCTGATAGTGACATAAGTCGGCCACCccttcaatttttttatgagGTCCCATTAACTGCAACAATCTCGGATGGGGTTGATAATTGCATTTTTGCACCAACCAGTAAGGAAGTTGTATTTGTCAAAATAATTACTGctgaattatttgaaaacaaGCATCAACGGGAAAGAGGGTTAGGTCTAAATGAAGAAGACGAAAGTAGTAATTTGAGCGCAGCAGATCCTGAAGAATCACTGATTCGGGCTTGTGAAATGCTTGTATTGTTCAACGATGGAAACGTTTATAAATTCAAGTTCAAAATTGGGACTTCCAACACCACTAGGGGGAATGGAAATAAAGTTGATTTGCTCAGTTATGCAGTTTTTAAACGGCATGAATTCGATGGGGTTGTGGATAATTGGCAACTAGTTACCTGCTTCATTGAAAAGTGTTCGTATCCATCTACGAATAAACTTAGTTTCGATATTATGGGGGAATATGCCTCTCTGCCATCTCACACACTGCTTTTGAATGAATCCAAAGGGTTATATTTTATGGATAACTCTTCGCTGTGCATTTGTTCCAAGCCATTGATGAAGTTCAATGATTATGAAAATTGTAATGTTGATTTTGCCGCTACTCGTTTTCAAAATACCATGTATCTAGACGCATTGTTGGATACCCAAACAGTGTTTTCAAACCTGGTTACTTGTGGTGTTATTTCATATAATGCActagaaaatattaaaaaaggtGTTATTAAATCTTACTCAGATGTGTTACCCATCTCTTCTGTTAATGTAATGGAAAAAGAGGGTAACCGTTTTACTCAAAGTCGtattaataacagtaaCATTAACACTGTGGATGATTTTTGGATAAATGAGGAGGGTgacatttgtttttatgacagaacaaacaaaaaattgttcACAAATAATCTGGAAAATTTTATCAGAATACCAGAAAATGCGCTCGTCACAAAATTTAGGTTCCCACCTTTTATAGAGATTAAAGATCCAAGTGTTGATGTATTACTTTGTGATAGCAAAAAACTTTGTCATAGTGATGCTGCTTTCGTGGTTGCTTACTTGACTAAAAATGGAGAACTATGCCAATTTTTTACTACTGATTTCAAGGACAGAAATAAAGGTGATTTTTCACGTTTAAAATTCTGTTCTAAAAGTGAATTGGTGTCTGCAAAACTAATTCAAAATACCATGTTCAtggaaatattaattttaaatgaacTAGTATCGACATTGAGAAGTATTTACATATTCGTTGtctttaacaaaaaagtgtacgttattaaaaatatgaaagaGCTGAAAACTTTTAGTCTTCCCGAACACACTGAGTCAAACGTATCAGCTATTACAGTAGCAGCAGCAACGGGTGTTTCAAATCACATATTGTTGATTGGTATGACTGATGGGcaaatgttaaaaatggATTTCTGTAGTGGTGAAATAATAGACGCAGAAAGTGGAAAATACTATGCCTTAAACTCACCAATTCGGTTCTCTAAAAGAATAGTAAATAACACACAGGACAATTCAGacattataattatttcgAGAAACATTGTTTAccattataaatataaaaaagttatacCGTTGCCGAACTTGGATTTTATATCAATTGTCAAAGTTACCGCTGGTAATGACAATAGACAGGATAAATGGATTGGAATTTATAGAGATATTATAGACAAAGCcaattcaataaatattattgaatttGAGCTTGAACAATCATTACAGGATATGAAATCAAATACCTGGAGCAGAAATTATGAATTGAATAACATTCCCATTAAGATGTTGAAGTTGAATTCCATTTCATCAAGGTATGTCATACTCATTACGAATAGTATTACTAGTTTGAATCATTCCGGTAGATCTGATTTGCGgttatttgatattattttgaacCAAGTAGTTTTCACTTTCAACGATTTTCCTCCAGGCTCAATCATAACAGGCATCTCAGAAATACTAGTAGAACGTGAATCGCATACAATTAAAGTAACCTCAATAAACCAAGTTTTAAGAAAATGTTTTATAGTATCTCTAAACTATGAATCCCTGGAGCAACAATATCAATCGCAGAAAAGGCCGGATGGGCTACCAAATTTGTGGTTATTTTCGTTAGATGAAGTAACTGGTACGTTACATTTACAATTAAAGTATAATACcggttataatatttcaaatatcAGTTGCTATTTTACTAATGGTATTACAGAAGTAGGTATGGGCAGCCATAATAGTACAAATAGGGGCAATTGTTTAATAACCATTGGTGACTACCTCTGCATATGGAAAATTAATTATCTAGCATCAGAGcataaatttgaaattgtCAAAATTTCCAAAATGCTGCCATTGAATATTACCGGAACAAgctattttaaaaaaattataactGATCTGCCAAGTTCTTCATTAATTCCTCCTAAAGCCATTAAAGGGacaaaaaaagggaaaaaattaagactTGATAACattataaattttcaatACTTTGGAATGATTGATCCATTCAAGGAGCATATTCAGTTGTTacaaattaatgaaaacgTTGGTAATAACACTGACCAATGTTTACTTGATTTTACATATTGCACTTCCACTGAACAGGAAGAATTGTTCAATAAGATTAATCCATTGATAAATTCAGTAAACACCTTTAGTGGTGTTGGCAATACTATAGTATTGGGTGACGCTTGGGGTATGGCAATAGTCAAAAATCGTAATGAGTTACATGtttttaagaaaattgACGAACGTGCAGAAAGGATATATGAAGAAGCACATACAGTCAGCGAGGAACAGAAAGTATTAAGTGGGATGGAACATACTAAAATTGAACATTTCGATAACTATGTCCAattgaatttttcttcaagAATAATTGCTGTAACTCCTGCAAAAGTTGATATATTGCAGCATTTTTTAGCCTATTACGATCCTGGGAAATTAACTAGCGATGATCGTGATTTACTAcaaggtttttttttagtgcATACTCTGAATGGCAATTTGTATCTTATTTATCAGGAGTAG